In a genomic window of Glaciimonas sp. PCH181:
- a CDS encoding NAD(P)/FAD-dependent oxidoreductase: protein MTQRILIVGSGFAGMWSALGAARLLDKEGKSDSSIEVALIAPEPVLHVRPRLHEAAPARMTAPLLPVLEAAGVRYIQGSVKSILTDKSCVIAIDQAGEHITIAYDKLVLATGSKLFRPPLPGLHEHTFSIDQTDEASVLETHLARLIDLQETTSRNTIVVVGGGFTGLEIATELPERLRKIMGEKASFKIIIVERAQAIGPDLGPGPRPVIQKALDALGIECRLGSAVMSVDPDGIDIANGDRIDAKTVIWTGGMRASSLTEQISSNRDNLGRLRVTRDLRVGEVANVFAAGDVALAATDDKGNFALMSCQHAMNMGRFAGYNVAAELLNLPTLPYEQAFYVTCLDLGSWGAVYTEGWEREIKMEGNEAKALKKKIVTEWIYPPSPSRKAVFADADPLRIVVA from the coding sequence GTGACTCAAAGAATTTTGATCGTTGGATCCGGCTTTGCCGGTATGTGGAGCGCCTTGGGTGCAGCAAGATTATTAGATAAGGAAGGAAAATCAGATAGTTCTATAGAAGTAGCTCTCATTGCGCCCGAACCGGTTTTACATGTACGCCCTCGACTGCATGAGGCAGCACCGGCCAGAATGACCGCACCGTTGCTACCCGTGCTTGAGGCCGCAGGCGTTCGCTATATTCAGGGAAGTGTTAAATCCATCCTGACCGATAAATCGTGTGTAATCGCTATCGATCAAGCCGGGGAACACATCACAATCGCGTACGACAAATTGGTGCTGGCAACCGGAAGTAAGCTCTTTCGTCCCCCGCTACCCGGACTGCATGAACATACTTTCAGTATCGATCAAACCGACGAGGCATCAGTGCTTGAGACCCATCTTGCACGTTTGATCGACCTGCAGGAAACGACGAGTCGCAATACCATTGTTGTTGTAGGCGGGGGATTTACCGGCCTCGAAATCGCTACCGAATTGCCCGAGCGTCTGCGCAAGATCATGGGTGAAAAAGCATCGTTCAAGATCATCATCGTTGAACGCGCACAAGCGATTGGTCCAGATCTCGGTCCCGGCCCACGGCCCGTTATTCAAAAAGCGCTGGATGCACTGGGCATAGAATGCCGACTCGGTAGCGCGGTGATGTCCGTGGATCCAGATGGTATTGATATCGCCAATGGCGACCGCATTGATGCGAAAACTGTTATTTGGACAGGCGGGATGCGCGCCAGCTCGCTGACAGAACAAATATCGTCCAATCGCGACAATCTCGGGCGTCTGCGTGTCACCCGCGATCTGCGAGTAGGTGAAGTAGCCAACGTATTTGCTGCCGGTGACGTGGCACTTGCAGCAACCGATGATAAAGGCAACTTTGCATTGATGTCATGCCAGCACGCAATGAACATGGGGCGCTTCGCAGGCTACAACGTCGCAGCGGAACTGCTCAATCTACCTACGCTTCCCTATGAACAAGCATTCTATGTGACCTGTCTGGATCTGGGATCCTGGGGTGCCGTCTATACCGAAGGTTGGGAACGTGAAATAAAGATGGAAGGCAATGAGGCGAAAGCATTGAAGAAGAAAATTGTTACGGAATGGATTTACCCGCCTTCACCGAGTCGTAAGGCGGTATTCGCAGATGCGGATCCTTTACGTATCGTCGTCGCCTAG
- the map gene encoding type I methionyl aminopeptidase, whose translation MRYSTQLDHGKPIPLYDEAGFAAMRVAGRVAADTLDFITPYVKPGVSTAELDRLCEEFMRAAGSIPGTIDYHGYKHASCISVNHVVTHGVPSATKILHAGDIVNIDVTPKFQGWHGDTSRTYEVGAVSILAARVVRTAHEAMMAGINTVRPGATLGDVGAAIEAVARAQGFSTVRDFCGHGIGQVMHDAPQVLHYGRAGTGVVLEPGMIFTIEPMVNAGSYQVKTLPDKWTTVTKDRSLSAQFEHTLAVTETGFEIFTLSALTGSLAGP comes from the coding sequence TTGCGCTACTCCACCCAGCTTGACCACGGCAAGCCGATTCCACTGTACGACGAGGCCGGCTTTGCCGCCATGCGCGTGGCCGGCCGCGTCGCCGCCGACACGCTCGACTTCATCACGCCCTACGTCAAGCCCGGCGTCTCCACGGCCGAACTGGATCGGCTGTGCGAAGAATTCATGCGCGCCGCCGGCAGCATTCCGGGCACCATCGATTACCACGGTTATAAGCACGCCAGCTGCATCTCGGTCAACCACGTCGTCACGCATGGCGTGCCGTCGGCCACCAAGATCCTGCACGCCGGCGACATCGTAAATATCGATGTCACGCCGAAGTTCCAGGGCTGGCACGGCGACACCAGCCGCACCTACGAGGTCGGTGCCGTGTCCATCCTTGCGGCGCGCGTGGTGCGCACGGCCCACGAGGCGATGATGGCGGGAATTAACACGGTGCGTCCCGGCGCCACGCTGGGCGACGTCGGCGCGGCGATCGAGGCGGTGGCGCGGGCCCAGGGTTTTTCGACGGTACGCGACTTTTGCGGCCACGGCATCGGCCAAGTGATGCACGACGCGCCACAGGTGCTGCATTATGGCCGCGCCGGCACAGGCGTCGTCCTCGAGCCGGGCATGATCTTTACCATCGAGCCGATGGTCAACGCCGGCAGCTATCAAGTGAAAACCTTGCCCGACAAGTGGACCACGGTCACCAAGGACCGCTCGCTGTCGGCCCAGTTCGAGCATACGCTGGCGGTGACGGAGACGGGCTTCGAGATTTTTACGCTGTCGGCGCTAACGGGAAGTTTAGCGGGACCATAA
- a CDS encoding HpcH/HpaI aldolase/citrate lyase family protein, translated as MRVNRLKQLQLEKRVAVNAWISMGNGYLAEVLGHCNFDAVTVDLQHGPYGFDQAVHLLQAISATEAVPLARCAGSTLAEINKLLDAGAYGIICPLIDDVDQAAVFAASCRYPPRGARSYGPARGLLYGGSDYLARADDQIMSLAMIETSNALDNVERMLDVEELDGIYVGPSDLGIALGLGPDAWSDPRMKAAVTHILEVAHARGKYAGIFCGAPDMGEDCVRIGYDLVTPGNDVQLLRAGAAARVDGVRRAAAGHSS; from the coding sequence ATGCGTGTGAACCGATTGAAGCAACTTCAGTTAGAAAAAAGGGTTGCGGTAAATGCCTGGATATCGATGGGAAATGGCTATCTGGCTGAGGTACTCGGGCATTGCAACTTTGATGCCGTCACTGTCGACCTTCAGCATGGCCCGTATGGTTTCGATCAGGCAGTACATTTGTTGCAAGCGATCTCCGCGACTGAGGCTGTGCCGCTTGCACGTTGCGCTGGTTCGACCCTTGCAGAGATTAATAAGTTACTCGATGCCGGGGCTTATGGCATTATCTGCCCCTTAATTGATGATGTGGATCAGGCGGCTGTCTTCGCTGCGAGTTGCCGATATCCGCCCCGTGGAGCGCGCAGTTATGGTCCTGCGCGTGGCCTGCTGTATGGCGGTAGCGATTACCTTGCGCGGGCCGACGATCAGATCATGTCGCTGGCCATGATTGAGACCAGCAATGCACTGGATAACGTAGAGAGAATGCTCGACGTCGAGGAACTGGATGGCATTTATGTCGGCCCGAGTGATCTTGGTATCGCATTAGGATTAGGGCCTGACGCCTGGTCGGATCCACGGATGAAAGCTGCCGTTACGCATATTCTGGAAGTCGCGCATGCACGCGGTAAGTATGCTGGCATTTTTTGCGGCGCGCCCGATATGGGAGAGGATTGCGTGCGAATTGGATATGACTTGGTCACGCCAGGAAATGACGTGCAATTGTTACGGGCCGGGGCTGCTGCGCGTGTTGATGGCGTTCGACGCGCCGCCGCAGGCCACAGCTCGTGA
- a CDS encoding recombinase family protein, producing the protein MRGQRIGYVRASSFDQNPERQLDQVQVDKLFTDKASGKDTQRPQLDALLSFAREGDTVVLHSMDRLARNLDDLRRLVQTLTKRGIRIEFVKESLSFTGEDSPMANLLLSVMGAFAEFQRALIGERQREGIALDKQRGAYRGRKRALVDNQVAELRRRAGAGEPKAALAREFGISRETLYQYLKVAPIP; encoded by the coding sequence TTGCGAGGTCAACGCATCGGTTATGTCCGGGCCAGCAGTTTTGACCAGAATCCAGAGCGTCAGCTCGATCAGGTCCAGGTGGACAAGCTGTTCACCGACAAGGCCTCGGGCAAAGACACTCAGCGGCCCCAGCTCGACGCCTTGCTGTCGTTCGCGCGCGAAGGCGACACGGTAGTCTTGCACAGCATGGACCGGCTGGCGCGCAACCTGGACGATCTCCGTCGGCTGGTGCAGACGCTGACAAAGCGCGGAATACGAATTGAGTTCGTCAAGGAAAGCCTGAGCTTCACTGGCGAAGACTCGCCGATGGCGAACTTGCTGCTATCGGTCATGGGGGCGTTTGCGGAATTCCAGCGGGCCTTGATTGGCGAGCGGCAGCGCGAAGGGATCGCATTGGACAAACAGCGCGGCGCCTATCGCGGTCGCAAAAGAGCGCTGGTTGACAACCAGGTTGCCGAGTTGCGCCGCCGCGCTGGTGCCGGCGAGCCAAAAGCCGCGCTCGCGCGCGAGTTCGGCATCAGCCGAGAGACTCTGTATCAATACTTGAAGGTGGCGCCAATTCCTTAA
- a CDS encoding Rrf2 family transcriptional regulator — protein sequence MAHISTGVEYALHCLLFLVDQPPGSPATGARDLAELQGVSSEFVAKLFTKLRKADLIISTEGVTGGFRLARPAEKISVLDVTNAIDGEKSLFDCKEVRSRCAIFNDNPPIWATRGVCSIHAIMLEAEQRVRETLAAHSLADLSNQVKSKASAAYSKQVVNWLENRTSIRIN from the coding sequence GTGGCTCATATCAGTACTGGGGTTGAATACGCCTTGCATTGCCTTTTGTTCCTAGTGGACCAACCACCGGGCTCCCCTGCGACGGGAGCCCGCGATCTGGCGGAGCTACAAGGCGTTTCATCTGAATTTGTCGCCAAGCTCTTTACCAAATTGCGCAAGGCCGATCTGATTATTTCGACGGAAGGGGTGACAGGGGGCTTCCGTTTGGCGCGCCCCGCAGAAAAGATCAGTGTATTGGATGTCACGAATGCCATCGATGGCGAGAAATCGCTGTTCGATTGTAAAGAGGTTCGTTCACGGTGCGCCATCTTCAACGACAATCCTCCGATATGGGCAACGCGCGGAGTGTGTTCGATTCATGCAATCATGCTAGAAGCGGAGCAACGCGTACGCGAAACGCTAGCGGCCCACTCGCTTGCCGACTTGTCTAATCAGGTCAAGTCAAAAGCAAGCGCAGCCTATAGCAAGCAAGTCGTCAACTGGTTGGAAAATCGAACCTCAATTCGCATAAATTGA
- a CDS encoding carbohydrate ABC transporter permease yields the protein MITSTELPMTSKFQQESSASPPATMKPNKRRGVSDRYLKYLLILPALILVGLTAVGPLLSALYLAFREWNLSKSSSSKALWSLTDDGIQNISYLFDNFSRALNDDALRNSMWVTTVFTLVSVFVTVIVALGVALLLGRGTRSRIFVRTLLILPFAMSPALVGISWRFMANPQHGLIHAIFKDIWPSLASVDWLADPVLAFAVLVASDVWHWAPYMAMLMLGALASVPKEAQEAAEVDGASTWQVFRDVTLPSILPVLMVCAILKAIFSLKMFDQVFMITNGGPGQATQTMAHYIYFQGFKYYDMGYASAVSYFLVLPMLALSYLYIRLIFKRV from the coding sequence ATGATTACCAGTACTGAGCTTCCCATGACATCAAAGTTTCAGCAAGAAAGTAGCGCAAGTCCTCCGGCAACAATGAAACCAAATAAGCGGCGCGGAGTGTCTGATCGGTATCTAAAATATCTGTTGATCCTGCCGGCATTGATACTGGTCGGGTTGACCGCTGTTGGCCCTTTGTTGAGCGCTTTATATCTTGCTTTTCGAGAATGGAATCTGAGCAAATCGTCGTCATCGAAAGCACTCTGGTCGTTGACTGATGATGGAATTCAGAATATTTCCTATCTCTTCGATAATTTCTCGCGCGCTCTGAATGATGATGCACTCCGCAATTCTATGTGGGTCACCACTGTTTTTACTTTGGTGTCGGTGTTCGTAACTGTGATAGTAGCGCTCGGCGTCGCCTTGCTGCTAGGACGCGGGACGCGTTCTCGGATTTTTGTGCGAACTTTATTGATATTGCCATTTGCGATGAGTCCGGCCTTGGTCGGGATTTCGTGGCGATTCATGGCAAATCCCCAGCATGGCCTTATTCACGCGATATTCAAAGATATCTGGCCGTCACTCGCTTCAGTCGATTGGTTGGCCGATCCTGTGCTGGCTTTTGCGGTGCTGGTTGCTAGCGATGTATGGCATTGGGCACCGTACATGGCCATGCTGATGCTGGGTGCGCTAGCTTCAGTGCCAAAAGAAGCACAGGAAGCGGCAGAGGTGGATGGCGCTTCCACCTGGCAGGTATTTCGTGACGTCACCTTGCCGTCGATCTTGCCGGTATTGATGGTTTGCGCAATATTGAAGGCGATCTTTTCTCTAAAAATGTTTGATCAGGTGTTTATGATTACCAATGGCGGTCCGGGGCAGGCGACGCAGACCATGGCGCACTACATTTACTTTCAGGGTTTCAAGTATTACGACATGGGTTACGCCTCTGCGGTCTCGTATTTCCTGGTGTTGCCCATGCTGGCACTGTCGTATTTGTATATTCGTTTAATTTTCAAGCGTGTTTAG
- a CDS encoding sugar ABC transporter substrate-binding protein, protein MQRSVIKFIVVTTMMTSFVAWAQDKLPYSLKEGKPYAGTTVQALVVVTPQFKGLELRTEEFTKLTGINVKWTEVPFKSLQEKIASVGVAADGNYDVVNYLDAWGPSNANWLLPLDALLKRDRVDMERYPPAFVKAVTFEDKVIGLPMRSHTQLFFYRKDIFDELKLQPPKTWDDVATIGAAIKKAKPGIGPLACYYGADGNRQNLFIWVNYLWGAGAKIFNANGQPAWDSPAAIKATKDFIALNTEHKICADGAVSALEQDARVSFMQGKAAMIPVWWWSYSGFVNPATSILKPSQVAFTSMPSYKGAQPVTLATTLPFGISRYSKHQEAAWEFMKWVSNPDLEKRNAIERKVGGVEIVNNVVNQKVNLNDRDVDVANNGVAKAGAASLAKADVMPLIAEWPEIGDLLSNAISKAASGGDVEQLLKSSAKDAARALRRARR, encoded by the coding sequence ATGCAACGCTCGGTTATCAAATTTATTGTCGTCACAACCATGATGACTAGTTTCGTCGCATGGGCACAAGATAAGCTGCCTTACAGCCTAAAAGAGGGTAAGCCTTACGCAGGAACTACTGTTCAAGCCTTGGTAGTGGTAACGCCACAATTCAAAGGATTAGAGTTGCGCACAGAGGAGTTTACAAAGCTGACTGGTATTAATGTTAAATGGACAGAGGTTCCTTTCAAGAGTTTGCAAGAAAAAATAGCCAGCGTAGGAGTCGCAGCGGACGGAAACTATGACGTAGTGAATTATCTCGATGCATGGGGGCCATCCAATGCGAATTGGCTTCTGCCTTTGGATGCGTTACTGAAGCGTGATCGCGTTGATATGGAGCGTTACCCTCCAGCGTTCGTCAAGGCCGTCACTTTTGAGGACAAGGTCATTGGTTTGCCTATGCGTTCGCATACCCAGCTTTTCTTTTATCGAAAAGATATTTTTGATGAGCTTAAACTGCAGCCTCCAAAGACATGGGATGACGTAGCGACCATCGGTGCAGCTATTAAAAAGGCCAAGCCGGGCATTGGTCCGCTGGCTTGTTATTACGGCGCAGATGGTAACCGGCAAAACCTTTTTATTTGGGTAAATTACTTATGGGGTGCCGGGGCAAAAATCTTTAATGCGAATGGGCAGCCTGCTTGGGACAGTCCCGCGGCGATTAAAGCGACCAAAGATTTCATAGCACTGAATACCGAGCACAAGATCTGCGCCGATGGCGCGGTATCTGCTTTGGAGCAAGACGCCAGGGTCAGTTTTATGCAGGGTAAAGCGGCGATGATTCCTGTCTGGTGGTGGAGTTATTCTGGCTTTGTCAATCCTGCGACATCCATACTCAAGCCTTCCCAAGTTGCCTTCACGAGTATGCCATCTTATAAAGGAGCGCAGCCCGTGACACTTGCGACTACTCTGCCTTTTGGCATCTCACGTTATTCCAAGCATCAAGAGGCCGCCTGGGAGTTTATGAAATGGGTATCCAATCCTGATCTGGAGAAAAGGAATGCGATCGAACGTAAAGTAGGTGGAGTCGAAATCGTAAATAATGTCGTCAATCAAAAAGTGAATTTGAATGATCGGGATGTGGATGTCGCCAACAATGGCGTCGCCAAAGCAGGGGCGGCAAGTCTTGCCAAAGCAGACGTTATGCCGCTGATTGCGGAGTGGCCGGAGATCGGTGATTTGTTGTCGAATGCCATCAGCAAGGCCGCTTCCGGTGGTGATGTAGAGCAACTTTTGAAATCGTCGGCGAAGGATGCGGCAAGGGCACTTCGTCGTGCGCGGCGTTAA
- a CDS encoding carbohydrate ABC transporter permease, which translates to MSTSHQSRFFGFTQSLLIFLTAAAILIPIYWMIAAGFKSYADVFQARWLFIPTLDNFRTIMEPPYEIHKKLLNSLLVALATIAIAIPIATMSAYSFSRFRLRGEKSLFMAIIATQFVPSVILVLPFFILFRDIGLLDTKLALILVNLSFVTPYAIWMIKGFIDAIPLDTEEAAMIDGSTRLEVIKNIVIPMAAPGLITASIFCFIISWNEFLLALIVTSKDALTLPVGLAMFSAEEGDLWQLISATGVLIMLPMFVLGLVIQKHFIQGSTSGAVR; encoded by the coding sequence ATGAGCACATCTCACCAAAGCCGTTTCTTCGGTTTTACACAGAGTCTATTAATATTCCTAACCGCTGCCGCAATTTTGATTCCAATCTACTGGATGATCGCGGCGGGCTTCAAAAGTTACGCTGATGTTTTCCAGGCGCGCTGGCTGTTCATACCAACTTTAGATAACTTCAGAACAATTATGGAGCCGCCCTATGAGATTCATAAGAAATTGTTGAATTCGTTATTGGTAGCGTTAGCCACGATCGCCATTGCGATTCCAATTGCCACCATGTCTGCTTATAGCTTTTCACGCTTTCGTCTGCGGGGTGAAAAATCACTTTTCATGGCGATCATCGCTACCCAGTTTGTCCCATCGGTTATCCTGGTTTTGCCCTTTTTCATATTGTTCCGTGATATCGGTTTGCTCGATACCAAGCTGGCGCTGATTCTCGTGAATCTTTCGTTCGTCACACCTTATGCGATATGGATGATCAAAGGCTTTATCGATGCCATTCCGCTGGATACAGAAGAGGCGGCGATGATAGACGGCTCTACCCGCCTGGAAGTGATTAAAAATATCGTTATTCCGATGGCTGCACCTGGCCTGATCACTGCTTCTATTTTTTGCTTCATTATTTCTTGGAACGAATTTTTATTGGCATTGATCGTTACTAGTAAGGACGCGTTGACGCTTCCTGTGGGATTGGCAATGTTCAGTGCAGAGGAGGGTGACCTATGGCAGCTTATATCGGCTACCGGCGTGCTGATTATGTTGCCGATGTTTGTGCTTGGATTGGTCATTCAAAAGCATTTCATACAGGGCAGTACCAGCGGCGCGGTGCGCTGA
- a CDS encoding ABC transporter ATP-binding protein, whose protein sequence is MAAISLNNISKGWDNKFVIKDLSLEIHDREFLVLLGPSGCGKTTTMRMIAGLEQPTSGHITMGGSDVTHLAPRDRDISMVFQNYGLYPHMTVQQNISYPLRIRKVPRETHAALIAEAARKVELEDLLDRKPKQLSGGQRQRVALARAIVRQPQVFLMDEPLSNLDAKLRISMRARIKHLQYELGTTMVYVTHDQIEAMTLATRVVVMYGGVIQQIDTPENIYNEPANLFVADFIGSPAMNLLSGRLENGDFVGENIRIPDAGKGSYADVVLGVRWEDIILTTPGAGQMDGEIYTVELIGDATQVTVQRGKQMIVVRTEKTFKAKFGEVVGLSIHANRSYLFDAATQQRLIALENRDTTPL, encoded by the coding sequence ATGGCAGCAATTTCATTGAACAATATAAGCAAGGGTTGGGACAATAAATTTGTCATAAAGGATTTATCGTTAGAAATTCATGATCGTGAATTTCTAGTATTGCTGGGTCCTAGCGGTTGCGGGAAGACCACGACCATGCGCATGATTGCCGGTCTTGAACAGCCTACCAGCGGGCATATCACTATGGGTGGTAGTGATGTCACGCATTTGGCGCCGCGCGACCGTGATATCTCCATGGTGTTTCAAAACTATGGCCTCTATCCGCACATGACAGTTCAACAAAATATTTCTTACCCACTTCGCATTCGAAAAGTGCCACGCGAGACGCACGCTGCATTGATCGCTGAAGCTGCACGTAAAGTTGAGCTGGAAGATTTACTTGATCGCAAGCCCAAGCAACTTTCTGGCGGCCAGCGACAGCGGGTGGCGTTAGCAAGAGCCATTGTGCGTCAGCCACAAGTGTTCCTAATGGATGAGCCTCTCTCGAATCTAGACGCTAAGCTACGTATCAGCATGCGCGCGCGAATCAAACATTTGCAATATGAACTGGGTACCACGATGGTCTATGTGACACACGATCAGATAGAGGCGATGACATTGGCGACCCGGGTTGTGGTGATGTATGGCGGAGTGATTCAGCAGATCGACACGCCGGAGAATATCTATAACGAGCCAGCTAACCTGTTCGTCGCAGATTTTATTGGCTCACCGGCGATGAATTTGTTAAGTGGACGTCTGGAAAACGGTGATTTTGTCGGTGAGAACATCCGCATTCCTGATGCAGGAAAAGGCTCTTACGCCGATGTGGTGCTAGGAGTGCGCTGGGAGGATATTATTCTAACCACGCCCGGTGCGGGGCAAATGGATGGCGAAATTTATACAGTCGAGCTGATCGGTGATGCCACCCAAGTGACGGTGCAACGTGGCAAGCAGATGATCGTGGTGCGCACAGAAAAAACCTTCAAGGCAAAATTTGGAGAAGTCGTTGGGTTAAGCATCCATGCCAATCGTAGTTATTTATTTGACGCTGCTACGCAGCAACGTTTGATCGCACTGGAAAACAGGGATACGACACCCCTTTGA
- a CDS encoding alpha/beta fold hydrolase — MRLAAEWIALPGTLMDAASMQALSDALGQSLRVEVLGEESSFEAELERLARLTTSPAIWIGHSLGGIAALHLAIRQPQHCLALIIIASNSRPDGSAGPQRRAEQVAQLERDGIEIMFRQQLAPLYGLTGEGPLCDSLIRQAKRVGIDRFRKQLGYAAERSGLLPLSTLTMPVLALSGENDVVCPPIFSEEIMAYADASRSSHHSRAGVGHLLPVLDAPWCARHIQYFLNELPG, encoded by the coding sequence GTGAGGCTGGCGGCAGAATGGATTGCCTTGCCTGGAACGCTGATGGATGCGGCCAGTATGCAAGCGTTATCGGATGCTCTCGGGCAGTCGTTGCGAGTTGAGGTATTAGGCGAGGAAAGCAGCTTTGAAGCAGAGCTGGAGCGGCTAGCCAGACTTACTACCTCCCCAGCAATATGGATTGGACACTCTCTCGGCGGTATCGCTGCTCTGCATCTTGCGATACGTCAACCGCAGCATTGTTTGGCACTAATCATTATTGCTTCTAATTCACGGCCAGATGGCAGTGCCGGACCACAGCGCAGGGCTGAACAAGTGGCACAACTCGAACGCGATGGTATAGAGATTATGTTCCGCCAGCAACTTGCGCCTTTATACGGATTAACCGGCGAAGGGCCGCTCTGTGACAGCCTGATCCGACAAGCAAAACGCGTTGGTATTGATCGTTTTCGTAAGCAGTTAGGTTATGCGGCCGAGCGCTCAGGTTTGTTGCCGCTTTCTACGCTGACAATGCCGGTGCTGGCATTGTCCGGAGAAAATGATGTGGTGTGCCCGCCGATTTTTAGTGAAGAAATTATGGCGTACGCCGATGCATCGCGATCAAGTCATCATTCGCGGGCTGGTGTGGGACATTTACTCCCCGTGCTGGACGCGCCATGGTGCGCGCGACATATTCAGTATTTTTTGAATGAGCTTCCAGGTTAG
- a CDS encoding TetR/AcrR family transcriptional regulator, with protein MVRLAKFTETQFIDSAIDVAAQCGVKAVSISAIAVKAGAPIGSVYHRFDSRGTILARAWLRVKADFRQEVASRWQCGDSWNGVAGLLDWCRRKPVYARFLLLGDDALIFDAGLSPEMLAALETEQAELDTCFEHCALALQNNVDADAVAPMLRFILIDGPVAIVKPYLANNQPIPACVDAILRASHDAVRGWANRTN; from the coding sequence ATGGTCCGACTCGCTAAATTCACCGAAACCCAGTTCATCGACAGCGCCATCGACGTGGCGGCGCAGTGCGGCGTCAAAGCGGTGTCGATATCGGCGATCGCGGTCAAGGCGGGCGCGCCGATCGGCTCCGTCTACCATCGCTTCGATTCGCGCGGCACGATTCTGGCGCGTGCTTGGTTGCGCGTGAAGGCCGATTTTCGGCAAGAAGTAGCGAGCCGCTGGCAGTGCGGCGATAGCTGGAACGGTGTTGCCGGCCTGCTCGACTGGTGCCGGCGCAAGCCTGTCTACGCGCGCTTCCTGCTGCTAGGCGACGATGCGTTGATTTTCGATGCCGGCCTGTCGCCCGAGATGCTGGCCGCGCTGGAAACGGAGCAGGCCGAACTCGACACCTGTTTCGAACACTGCGCACTAGCCTTGCAAAACAATGTGGATGCCGACGCCGTCGCGCCGATGCTGCGTTTTATCCTGATCGACGGCCCTGTGGCCATCGTCAAACCCTATCTCGCCAACAACCAGCCCATTCCCGCCTGCGTCGACGCGATCCTGCGCGCCAGCCATGACGCCGTGCGCGGCTGGGCCAACAGGACCAACTGA